A segment of the Cotesia glomerata isolate CgM1 linkage group LG2, MPM_Cglom_v2.3, whole genome shotgun sequence genome:
tttcctacttttttttagatttctccaaatttctcaaaatctatcggtccgaatcggttcaaattaacaggaaatctaagtttggcgaagccctttcgaatggcaccaaccgcgatgaaatcggttcaaccgttcaaaagttataagaggtttacatacttacacacacacacacatacatacagacatagtgacaccctcgcgggaatagtcaggaaagcttcctaggacctcaaaacgtcgagatctgatgaaaactcgattttcgaaaaacggggtgaaaacaataacttcccgatttttgaaaattttcaattttcttagcgggaagttaaaaatagaattttttgtgataaaaaatttgaagtcttGAATGAAATACttgctgaattttttaaaaattgtttttttttttctgtatgaaacaaatttaattaaaaaaaaaaaaaaaaatgtgattttttcaGCTAAAGAAGAAAAGTGTAAAAGactttaaacaattaaaattttttatctttatataataatttgataGAACTTTTTCcgtaaagagaaaaattcttgaaccaagaaagtaattttgaagagtatcattgtcttggatcaaaacaaaaaatttttgaattaagtaaaatttacttaagccaataaaaatttcttaatttaacaatttttctacttaaataaagaaaagaaaattctcCAAAactattttcttgattcaagttaatttttttttctgtttacactgataaaaggatttcttagtatttaagaagatttctttgtatttaagaaatcatttcttaaacatcattttttagtatttaaaaaatatttcttaatatttaagaaatatttcgtagtatttaaaaaatatatatatttcttagtatttaagaaagatttcttaaatacaaagaaatattttttaaatactaagaaatgatgtttaagaaatcttcttaaatgttaagaaatccttctatcagtgtacaatTGATCACTAACTAAATATTGCTAAAAACTTGAGAACTCAGATATTTTCAACGACAATAATTACATCGGTAAGAATCCTTCAGAACTTTTGTATGTCTTACATATTCTCATTACATTTGAATTAACATaatataatcattaaaatgtAATGTGTCTCTCTTGTGTATAATtcactataattataattatttttagtggcCCTGTTAATGGCAAAAGCTGTTGGGCctaagtgtaaataaataaataaataaaattgaaaattcgagttttagatttttcatactttttattcatataatttaaaaaaaaaaaaaaaaaaaaaaaaaacaataaagtacatatattttcaatatataaataaattaacacagTAAAGTAATTCCACCGTTATCAGATCCAAGTAAAAGTAATCTATTGAGCGGTAGTACAGTCATCGTAGTCAAAACACCTTTAAAAGCGTcagattttaatttagaagaaGAAAACACCGCAGTATTATCAACCGCCGCATGCACTCCAATTCTATTAGCAGTAGTCCCAGAAATCAATTGCTGTTCATACAGCACCATACAATGAACCGGTTCAGTGGCGCCTTTTAAATGAAACTTAAGTTTCCCATCAACAGCGCTCCAGACTGCGATAGTTTGGTCCAGCGACGAGCTAACGATAGTCGTCTCATTAACCGCTTCTAGTTGTAAAATTTCGCACTCGTGGCCTTTCCACGACGCAATTATCAGCCCAGTCCTAATATCCAGAATCGTAAGGACTCCTGAAGCCTGCCCTAGAGCTACCCAATGGCCACTGGGCGCCACAGCAATGCACCTAATAAGCCCCGCAGGATTGATAGCTACCTTGAGTTCATTAACGTAGCTAAAAGTGCGGCAATCTATGACATGAAGAGTGACATCAGTAGTCGCTGCTAACAGCGACGTAGAAGGAGTATTATTGGCAGCAAGAGCATTAACCGGAGCCTGCCTCGAGCTTTCAGGACACCCTAACAAAGATCCCATAAAAGGATCCCAACAATGCACCGTTCCGTCGCAGGTAACAGCGTACCTCATAGATTCCAAAAACGTGAGCGCTAAAATAGACTTTTTGTGGCCTGTGTACGTATATTGGCAAGAAGAAACTCCAGTACCGTCACCTTGGCTCCTAATGCTCCAAAGTTTAACACTTTTATCCCTAGCTCCGCTCATAAAACTGTTTTCATTGTCTAGAACATGCAGACACCTCACACTATTAGTGTGTCCATTGAAACTCTGCAGTTTTATCTGTTTGATATTAAAAGTCAAGTCTTTATCAGGCCGTCCGATTTCATGCTCCCAATAAGCAAGCCAATTCCCCCGAAGCTGCCGACCATGAGCCGCAGATCCTTCGCGGCTCGATAAGTTAAAATTGTCCTGATCACCAACTTCAATTCTATTACCCACCACAGAAATATTCCCAAAGCTTCCGACTCCTTTTACAACATCATCTTCTAAAGTTTCTGTTTGCAAATACGCTGGGTCAGATTTGCTGGAGCCGATATCACAAGTCGGTAGAGTTTGTTCATATTTTTCGCAAAGATCGCGGATCAATTGATGGTTCTTCAACAAGTCTTCCATCGTGCCTTCGTCTAAGTGGCGGTAAAAAAGCAGATACGCTTTGTGAGCGAATTCTAGGGTAAAAACCgctttgagctcttcaaaagCTTGATTCCTCTGAGGGTCAGATTCGTCACTATCTATTATCGGGGGAGAAAACGATACAGCCATGTCCGTAACTGCAGTTTGAATTCCCACTGAAGAAGAGTCTACTAGCGTCCAATCGTGCGAatctttcaaaatttcactgcgttcgttgatttttttactatCTCTATCCCGTTTTTTGGCAATTTCTTCATCTTGAATTAGATTTTGGGTAAATACCTTGTCAAAGGCTAAAAAGAATCTTTGAATCGGTACTGATAGGTGGGATTTTGTGGTAGCGCTTCCAAGACGAATGCTGAAGCTTGATAAAACTTCCAAACATTTGTTAGCTAGTGCAAGTCGCGCGTTTACGCCGCTGGGAAATGAGTATCTAGTGGTAGAAAGAATTCTTACAGCTGGATGCAAAATAGATTTTACTATCGTTTCATACAACGCGTCCATCAACGAAGCGTCGCCGAGGCACGGAGTTACAAACGACAGCAATGCAAGACAAGAAACCAATCCGCCTTCTAAATTAGGAGTCAGTTTACGCTTacataaagttaataattccGCCATGTGACCGAAATACTGCAAGATTATCATCTGCTCTCCGTACAAATTTGCAATTGCTGTCAAAGATTCTAGAACTTTTATCGCGTTTACATCCCCTACTAATCGGACTTTTCTCCAGTGAAGTTCCTCAGAGTACAAATCTTCGTCTATAGGAAGTAAATTATTGCTCCCGGCGTAACAGAGTGTTAACATTCGCAAAAGATTTCTTGAAAGGTGACGAGCTGTAAGAACCGGACCTAAGCGATGAGACAGCCAGATTACCGACTCAGCGCTTACTTCCGAGACTTTGCACTCTTTTGACGGCAAATGCGAGTCGTTATTCTTCCCAGATTCATCTAATTCATCGTCGACCGCTACTGGTTCAAAAACAGACTTAGTTTTTTCCGAATCAAAGTCTAAAGTTGAAATTTGTACGGTTCCGGTGTATGAGCTTGAAAGTGGCAAATCTTCACTGGAAGTTTTACTTCCCACGTGGCAGCCAATAGTGTTAAAATCTGCGACTAATTTTATCCCCCGGTCGCTTTTGGGGATTGGGATAGTAGGCGATTTTATAGTACCGGGAGGAGAATTGCGCACGCTTTCGTCAATAAGGTCGTCAATTAGATTCAAATTTAACACTAAATGTGGATCTTGAGGAAGTTTTTCCGTAGGAGATAGAGTTTCCTCCGTTTCCATCGTGAAAACTTCCTCAACTTCGTTTTCAATTGTGGGGGTGTCACGTGAATTTTCTAGATCACAAGCTAGAGTAACGGAATTTAAATTCTGCTCGGAGTCTACTGAAGAGTCCTCGTCTAAAGGGGACAAAACAATTTCTCCGTCTGCAGAATTTTCACTCAAATCGCAGCTCTTTAAATTTCCCGCGCGCTGACGATTTATATTCAAAGCTTGAGGGTGATCTCGGTAACAACCGACGGCTTCTACAAGCGGTGTTATAAAATTCTCTAGAAATCTTCGAAGGCCTAAACGTACCGTTAGTTTAAGAAGGAAACTTCGGTGGTAGAGTCGCATTGTACGGAATTTAGCGAGTGTTGATGGTGATAAATAATCTGCGTAAATATTGCTATCAATTATAGAACCATTTtcgtataatttaataattgggGCGAGAAATGTTTCCGCAGTGTCTTTAGGGCCTAGTGCTTTGGCAATTGGATCGAGTAAATACCAAGCTGCTAAAACTGCGCTGTAGGGTTCATccattatttgtttaatatgcggaacaattaattgtaaaatagaATTAAAGTCACTTGAATTTCGCGTTTGAGATTGTAAAAGTCTATCTAATTCTCGGGCAAGTGATTTTACTTTACACTCGTTTATTTTGCATAAAAATTGAACGCGGGTTTTTAATGCCTCGGGTTCGTCTTCGCGAATAAGGGAATTTAATTCGCGGACTAAGCTGCTGTACTCTTGAAGCATTTCTACGACGTGGAACAGGTGTTGGAAATAACAGTAAGGTAGAAGATTTGTGGAAAGAATTGGTTGGAGGAATTGGTGAGCTGAGGGCGGTGGTAAGCCCATTGATGTCACTGTGGGGTACCGAAAGGTTGCTGGTTGCTCGTTCTCACCTGTAATTCCGTAACTCTTAGGAATAATGTCGACTTGCAGCAGGAGAGCCACCGCGTTTCTCACACATTTAGGAAGTAAATCCGGAAATTTAGTCAATACGTTGACGCAAGTTTCGAGTCTTTGAGCGAATGAAATCTTGCTGGTATTCCAGGTGGCGCGAAATTTACTCGGGAGGAAAATTTCTACGATCAAACAGCCGAGGATCTGTTGCTCTTTGATGCGAGCGGTAGCTACTACTTGTCTGTAGCTTGTGAAGCCCGTTTGGTTTGTTATTTCGGGATTGTAAATTCGGTGAGACACTTTGCTGATAAACGAGTGCATTGATTCTACTTGATTAAGCGCGGCTGCGGGATTGTAATCTTTGGGAAGTTGGATTGTTTGCGTTGACTTTTCTGAGCGGGAATTGTCATCCGTGGTTAATAGAGATCCGCGGGAGCGACTCAGTAAGCGACTTAGAGCTAATGGAGATGATCTTGTTACGTTTAGTGTGACAGGTGATTCTACTTCTTCAAAACCAGAACTATGGCCCTCGTCGTCGCTTGTTTTGTCTGCAGATTTGTCAGTCTCtggagaa
Coding sequences within it:
- the LOC123258550 gene encoding WD repeat-containing protein 81 isoform X1; translated protein: MEIINSELNVPFKYMQFVDERICVTVNKNWLTNLKNIGKINFITHERLSVDEIAAQPPLEELGSNWTRIYIKIYEKQFSDAIPLPRDKHSTNIKIQSDLTFSQLLRYVSETNYRNLWKESYKKYYSIWNLYESKEQPLLTPSSDDIAVMHEVLSRLYSCPLIHIKDSKVISVTPGVNDSNNLHCNLLPAMFAIETSSAFMFFHEQIAKFSLQECVMYSPATLSTSYNKPLFLVYQLLHLSRDLHDSGLALGEITLSDILLMDNYIIQVLPKLDDNIYLKPDVQTRALIDEKKNYSTVKKSFSSPSKIDGTKGPNFGFNQNIETLCEMWIYGQLSNFDYLTALNNLAGRRFGDPSCHHVMPWVTDFNSRSGKNWRDLTKSKFRLNKGDRQLDLTFNSQTSEVGHHVSDVLSEITYYVYLSRRYSRSVLCKHVRSHWVPWEYPASIQRLQEWSPDECIPQFFTDPNVFKSIHEDLPDLELPSWARSPEDFIEKHREALESFYVSERLHHWIDLTFGYKLSGLAAIISKNVCLQLVDNHTNLTNSGVVQLFTYPHPQKIVPSPYWSKTAPRIRNLTPKKSKTDKSADKTSDDEGHSSGFEEVESPVTLNVTRSSPLALSRLLSRSRGSLLTTDDNSRSEKSTQTIQLPKDYNPAAALNQVESMHSFISKVSHRIYNPEITNQTGFTSYRQVVATARIKEQQILGCLIVEIFLPSKFRATWNTSKISFAQRLETCVNVLTKFPDLLPKCVRNAVALLLQVDIIPKSYGITGENEQPATFRYPTVTSMGLPPPSAHQFLQPILSTNLLPYCYFQHLFHVVEMLQEYSSLVRELNSLIREDEPEALKTRVQFLCKINECKVKSLARELDRLLQSQTRNSSDFNSILQLIVPHIKQIMDEPYSAVLAAWYLLDPIAKALGPKDTAETFLAPIIKLYENGSIIDSNIYADYLSPSTLAKFRTMRLYHRSFLLKLTVRLGLRRFLENFITPLVEAVGCYRDHPQALNINRQRAGNLKSCDLSENSADGEIVLSPLDEDSSVDSEQNLNSVTLACDLENSRDTPTIENEVEEVFTMETEETLSPTEKLPQDPHLVLNLNLIDDLIDESVRNSPPGTIKSPTIPIPKSDRGIKLVADFNTIGCHVGSKTSSEDLPLSSSYTGTVQISTLDFDSEKTKSVFEPVAVDDELDESGKNNDSHLPSKECKVSEVSAESVIWLSHRLGPVLTARHLSRNLLRMLTLCYAGSNNLLPIDEDLYSEELHWRKVRLVGDVNAIKVLESLTAIANLYGEQMIILQYFGHMAELLTLCKRKLTPNLEGGLVSCLALLSFVTPCLGDASLMDALYETIVKSILHPAVRILSTTRYSFPSGVNARLALANKCLEVLSSFSIRLGSATTKSHLSVPIQRFFLAFDKVFTQNLIQDEEIAKKRDRDSKKINERSEILKDSHDWTLVDSSSVGIQTAVTDMAVSFSPPIIDSDESDPQRNQAFEELKAVFTLEFAHKAYLLFYRHLDEGTMEDLLKNHQLIRDLCEKYEQTLPTCDIGSSKSDPAYLQTETLEDDVVKGVGSFGNISVVGNRIEVGDQDNFNLSSREGSAAHGRQLRGNWLAYWEHEIGRPDKDLTFNIKQIKLQSFNGHTNSVRCLHVLDNENSFMSGARDKSVKLWSIRSQGDGTGVSSCQYTYTGHKKSILALTFLESMRYAVTCDGTVHCWDPFMGSLLGCPESSRQAPVNALAANNTPSTSLLAATTDVTLHVIDCRTFSYVNELKVAINPAGLIRCIAVAPSGHWVALGQASGVLTILDIRTGLIIASWKGHECEILQLEAVNETTIVSSSLDQTIAVWSAVDGKLKFHLKGATEPVHCMVLYEQQLISGTTANRIGVHAAVDNTAVFSSSKLKSDAFKGVLTTMTVLPLNRLLLLGSDNGGITLLC
- the LOC123258550 gene encoding WD repeat-containing protein 81 isoform X2; translated protein: MHEVLSRLYSCPLIHIKDSKVISVTPGVNDSNNLHCNLLPAMFAIETSSAFMFFHEQIAKFSLQECVMYSPATLSTSYNKPLFLVYQLLHLSRDLHDSGLALGEITLSDILLMDNYIIQVLPKLDDNIYLKPDVQTRALIDEKKNYSTVKKSFSSPSKIDGTKGPNFGFNQNIETLCEMWIYGQLSNFDYLTALNNLAGRRFGDPSCHHVMPWVTDFNSRSGKNWRDLTKSKFRLNKGDRQLDLTFNSQTSEVGHHVSDVLSEITYYVYLSRRYSRSVLCKHVRSHWVPWEYPASIQRLQEWSPDECIPQFFTDPNVFKSIHEDLPDLELPSWARSPEDFIEKHREALESFYVSERLHHWIDLTFGYKLSGLAAIISKNVCLQLVDNHTNLTNSGVVQLFTYPHPQKIVPSPYWSKTAPRIRNLTPKKSKTDKSADKTSDDEGHSSGFEEVESPVTLNVTRSSPLALSRLLSRSRGSLLTTDDNSRSEKSTQTIQLPKDYNPAAALNQVESMHSFISKVSHRIYNPEITNQTGFTSYRQVVATARIKEQQILGCLIVEIFLPSKFRATWNTSKISFAQRLETCVNVLTKFPDLLPKCVRNAVALLLQVDIIPKSYGITGENEQPATFRYPTVTSMGLPPPSAHQFLQPILSTNLLPYCYFQHLFHVVEMLQEYSSLVRELNSLIREDEPEALKTRVQFLCKINECKVKSLARELDRLLQSQTRNSSDFNSILQLIVPHIKQIMDEPYSAVLAAWYLLDPIAKALGPKDTAETFLAPIIKLYENGSIIDSNIYADYLSPSTLAKFRTMRLYHRSFLLKLTVRLGLRRFLENFITPLVEAVGCYRDHPQALNINRQRAGNLKSCDLSENSADGEIVLSPLDEDSSVDSEQNLNSVTLACDLENSRDTPTIENEVEEVFTMETEETLSPTEKLPQDPHLVLNLNLIDDLIDESVRNSPPGTIKSPTIPIPKSDRGIKLVADFNTIGCHVGSKTSSEDLPLSSSYTGTVQISTLDFDSEKTKSVFEPVAVDDELDESGKNNDSHLPSKECKVSEVSAESVIWLSHRLGPVLTARHLSRNLLRMLTLCYAGSNNLLPIDEDLYSEELHWRKVRLVGDVNAIKVLESLTAIANLYGEQMIILQYFGHMAELLTLCKRKLTPNLEGGLVSCLALLSFVTPCLGDASLMDALYETIVKSILHPAVRILSTTRYSFPSGVNARLALANKCLEVLSSFSIRLGSATTKSHLSVPIQRFFLAFDKVFTQNLIQDEEIAKKRDRDSKKINERSEILKDSHDWTLVDSSSVGIQTAVTDMAVSFSPPIIDSDESDPQRNQAFEELKAVFTLEFAHKAYLLFYRHLDEGTMEDLLKNHQLIRDLCEKYEQTLPTCDIGSSKSDPAYLQTETLEDDVVKGVGSFGNISVVGNRIEVGDQDNFNLSSREGSAAHGRQLRGNWLAYWEHEIGRPDKDLTFNIKQIKLQSFNGHTNSVRCLHVLDNENSFMSGARDKSVKLWSIRSQGDGTGVSSCQYTYTGHKKSILALTFLESMRYAVTCDGTVHCWDPFMGSLLGCPESSRQAPVNALAANNTPSTSLLAATTDVTLHVIDCRTFSYVNELKVAINPAGLIRCIAVAPSGHWVALGQASGVLTILDIRTGLIIASWKGHECEILQLEAVNETTIVSSSLDQTIAVWSAVDGKLKFHLKGATEPVHCMVLYEQQLISGTTANRIGVHAAVDNTAVFSSSKLKSDAFKGVLTTMTVLPLNRLLLLGSDNGGITLLC